The following is a genomic window from Solanum stenotomum isolate F172 chromosome 4, ASM1918654v1, whole genome shotgun sequence.
attcataaattaattagagGTCAATTCCCATTCCATTATAAGCAATTGGTGCATACATCCACATATCATCTGAGCTCAGTAACTGCagtaaaatgaaaatatttaattattcattcaatcaaataataaagtaaagaaagtgaaaaaagggatgtttttatttttattacctTAATTTGTGTCTGCAAAAACTTCACATAATGGACTGCTTCTTCAAGCATTGTGCTTAAGTCAACCTGAattatatcaattaaaaaaCTCAATTAGAGAATTCTTGATTACATAAACAAATGTTATGTACATCATTTCAAGCTATAcggctcagactcttcaaaattgtCATAGCACCCGTGTAagatcttttttaaaaaaaattatttaaaaagatcTGACATGCACTtatcaatatttttgaagagtctaagCAACATAGATTTTACTGATTAATGAAATAAACATTGTTTACCTTTGTGCCATTAGGGACAAGACCTTGCAAGATTCTCAATCTTTCATtgattctttctcttcttttctgcATTTTTTGTAAATGAAACTATTAATTTCAGGATTTGACTTATATACACgaataatataaagaaattttcACTATCAGCGTAATTTAACATGGTGTAGCAGATAACttgtcttattttatatatttcactttttacgAACAATTACATATAGTTATCTTTCAGGTTACGTGTAATCGAATAAAATCTTATGTTCTTACCCTTGCATAAAGGCTTTGTGGATCTGTTGCAGCCCCTCTGCTTGCCCTTGTTTtggtttttaaatttgaatcatCCTCAGAGCTGCAACAGCTTGTGCTTTGTCCATTATTATTTGTCTCTTTGTCTCcaacttcttcattgttcaTTTGAATGTTCTTTTGGTTCTTTTTGGCTTTTGGTTGgctattcttcttattttttgatCCCTGCATTGAGTAAATAATTAACCCCTATTACAAATTATCATCTCGAGCTATGTTgttcggattctccaaaaatattgCCACATTTGTCAGATTCTTCGAATATAACCTAAGAATCTGACATggacaatatttttgaaaagtctgAACAACAATCATTGAGTTCAAGATTCTAATAGAAAGATAATGAATGTCTGAGGTTGATTTCTCAAATGGTCACTTATTATTTCAGAAAGTCACctttttcaacaaagaaagcgagtttatgagataataaatattaattgagtGACTATCAAACTCAAATTTATGTTACTCACATGATCTCTTGACACCTTTGATTTCTTCTTAGGATTTTCAGACTCCTTGAATTTTTCCTCCTCTGTTATTgattgaacttcaactttatcaaACTTCCTCTTTAACAACATTTCATTATCCAATTGGCCAAAATTATTGccaatattttctttcataacataatcatcatTAGACAATGAATTTTCAAGATTCTTGTTGCCCATCATGTAAAAATTAGTGGACTCAACATCATACTTATGTTGTAAATATTCATGACTTGTGttgttgagaaaaaatatatcaccacTTCCTCTACTATCAATACTAttttcttgagaaaaataatctATGTTACTAGTACTATTTAAAGTATGAGAattagaggaagaagaaaaaaaactccCTTCAATAGTATCATCTTCACCATGTAATTGAAACATGAAATCTGATGAATTTTCATTAAAGAACATTTTGCTCAAagattgacaatattcttcatCAAAAAATGCTCCCATTTGCTCCATTATatgttgagtgatttttttaataaatattattctcAAAAAGTGATGGGACAAAATAAGGTTTTTGAGGATGTTTACTTGGAATATGAGACAAAAGTTAGGAACTTATTTATACTAGTACTAGAAAGGGTTATAAGTTAAGGAA
Proteins encoded in this region:
- the LOC125863042 gene encoding transcription factor RSL2-like, which translates into the protein MEQMGAFFDEEYCQSLSKMFFNENSSDFMFQLHGEDDTIEGSFFSSSSNSHTLNSTSNIDYFSQENSIDSRGSGDIFFLNNTSHEYLQHKYDVESTNFYMMGNKNLENSLSNDDYVMKENIGNNFGQLDNEMLLKRKFDKVEVQSITEEEKFKESENPKKKSKVSRDHGSKNKKNSQPKAKKNQKNIQMNNEEVGDKETNNNGQSTSCCSSEDDSNLKTKTRASRGAATDPQSLYARKRRERINERLRILQGLVPNGTKVDLSTMLEEAVHYVKFLQTQIKLLSSDDMWMYAPIAYNGMGIDL